One window of the Gemmatimonadota bacterium genome contains the following:
- a CDS encoding SDR family oxidoreductase, translating into MDDPHRIDGHIAVVTGAAQGLGRGIAERLARSGATVVMADLQREKVEEEAGRLRKPDLQVLPAFVDVSDSASVKRLFEEVAEAHGRLDILVNNAGVGQKVAPVVELDDGEWDRVIRVTLTGTFYGCRAAARIMEGQGSGAIVNISSINGQNPAALVAAYNAAKEGVISLTRTLALELAAYGVRVNAVCPGPVYTAFNQSNMAQRSKTLGLSEEEMIERIRSAIPLGRWGEPEDIANGVAFLCSPAAGWITGEVLRVSGGMEGVAAAPPRRERDA; encoded by the coding sequence CTGGCGCGCAGCGGCGCGACCGTGGTGATGGCGGACCTGCAACGCGAGAAGGTCGAGGAGGAAGCCGGCAGACTCCGCAAACCGGACCTGCAGGTGCTCCCTGCTTTCGTGGACGTTTCAGACAGTGCCTCGGTAAAGCGTCTGTTTGAGGAGGTCGCCGAAGCGCACGGCCGGCTCGACATCCTGGTCAACAACGCCGGGGTCGGCCAGAAGGTCGCCCCAGTCGTCGAACTGGACGACGGGGAATGGGACCGGGTCATCCGGGTCACGCTGACCGGGACCTTCTACGGCTGCCGGGCCGCGGCCCGGATCATGGAGGGACAAGGATCGGGCGCTATCGTGAATATCTCATCCATCAACGGGCAGAACCCGGCGGCCCTGGTCGCGGCGTACAACGCGGCCAAAGAGGGGGTCATCAGCCTGACTCGGACCCTGGCCCTGGAACTGGCGGCTTACGGGGTCCGGGTGAACGCTGTCTGTCCGGGCCCGGTCTACACTGCGTTCAACCAGTCCAACATGGCCCAGCGCAGCAAAACGCTGGGACTTTCCGAAGAAGAGATGATCGAACGGATTCGAAGTGCCATCCCACTGGGCAGGTGGGGCGAACCGGAGGACATCGCGAACGGCGTGGCCTTCCTCTGCAGCCCCGCGGCGGGATGGATCACCGGCGAAGTCCTGCGGGTGAGCGGCGGCATGGAAGGCGTGGCGGCCGCGCCACCACGGCGGGAGCGGGACGCATAA